One Maribacter sp. HTCC2170 genomic window, CAACTTTGTTTGAAGGTACACCAACTTCTTCCTGGGTTTCTCGCAATGCGGTTTCTTTTAAATCGCCATCTTCCTTCTCAGTCTTACCGCCTGGAAAGCCAATTTGATTGGAATGCACCCCCTTATAGGTCTTTCTTAGAATCAACAATAGATTGGTAGACTGCCGTTTATTGGGATAAAACAACGCTAAAACTGCTGCTTGTTTCGCGTTTTTTCTTGCTGGAAACCCTTCTTTTAACTCCTTGATCCGTATTTCTGGGGCCATTTTATAGTGAGATGCCTCCCCGGGAAGTGGTAGATTTTTTATTTTTGAACTCCTTATGATAAACTCATCAAAATTCATGGCACTAAAAAGCTTCAATTCTCATACAATATTACCACTATTATTTTTAGGTATTTTACTAGGATGCAAGGATGCTCTCTCAAAAAGTGTTGTTGATACGCCTGCAGAAATATCCAATGAAAATCCTGAAGAAAAAGAAGAGGAAATCCAAATTGAAGAAAAAGAGGAACCCTTCCTGTTGACAGAAGAGAATGCCATAGATTTCTTTTTTAATTACAACAAAACCCTTA contains:
- a CDS encoding NUDIX hydrolase, with protein sequence MNFDEFIIRSSKIKNLPLPGEASHYKMAPEIRIKELKEGFPARKNAKQAAVLALFYPNKRQSTNLLLILRKTYKGVHSNQIGFPGGKTEKEDGDLKETALRETQEEVGVPSNKVEIIKSLSQIYIPPSNFEVQPFMGFYHDPQPFILQESEVEALVEVHLPDFLDDNKIFTQKLSTSYANDIHVPAFKLNGYTVWGATAMMLSEIKELLKIVL